In Helianthus annuus cultivar XRQ/B chromosome 8, HanXRQr2.0-SUNRISE, whole genome shotgun sequence, a single genomic region encodes these proteins:
- the LOC110873650 gene encoding probable NAD(P)H dehydrogenase (quinone) FQR1-like 1: MATKVYIVYYSMYGHVEKLAEEIKKGAASVEGVEAKLWQVPETLHEDVLGKMSAPPKSDVPVITPNELSEADGFIFGFPTRLGMMPAQFKAFFDSTGGLWRTQQLAGKPAGIFYSTGSQGGGQETTALTAITQLVHHGMIFVPIGYTFGAGMFEMEKVKGGSPYGAGTYAADGSRQPSELELEQAFHQGKYIATVAKKLKGVA, from the exons ATGGCTACAAAAGTGTATATTGT GTACTACTCTATGTATGGACATGTAGAGAAGCTAGCTGAAGAAATCAAGAAAGGAGCTGCATCTGTTGAAGGAGTTGAAGCCAAATTATGGCAG GTCCCAGAGACATTGCATGAAGATGTGCTTGGAAAAATGAGTGCACCACCAAAGAGCGATGTACCCGTAATCACACCAAATGAACTCTCTGAAGCAGATGGATTTATTTTCGGGTTCCCCACAAGATTGGGTATGATGCCTGCTCAATTCAAAGCCTTTTTTGATTCCACTGGTGGTCTTTGGAGAACCCAACAGCTCGCCGGCAAGCCAGCTGGCATCTTCTATAGCACCGGATCTCAAGGTGGTGGTCAAGAAACTACCGC TTTGACTGCGATAACTCAACTGGTTCACCATGGAATGATATTTGTACCAATTGGATACACATTCGGGGCTGGCATGTTTGAAATGGAAAAAGTCAAAGGTGGAAGTCCTTACGGTGCAGGAACTTACGCAGCCGATGGGTCTAGACAACCATCTGAACTCGAGCTCGAACAAGCGTTTCACCAGGGAAAATACATTGCCACAGTTGCTAAGAAACTTAAGGGAGTTGCATGA